The window GTCAAAGGAAGTCATAGATTTTAACATATTGCTGCCAATAACGGGATGGGTTTTAATAATCTCGTACTCTTCGTCAGTGAGACGGCCAGGTTTATTTAAGATATTGTCAGGTACGCCTATCTTTCCAATGTCATGAAGGATTCCTCCAATCTCTATCTCATGAATTTTTTCTTCTTCCCATCCCATTTCTTCAGCTGTCGATTTCGCAAATTTTGTTACCCTTTCTATATGACCCCTGGTATATTGATCCCTGGCCTCAATTGCATTGGCCAAAACAATGATAAAATTTTTATACGATTCGCTAAGGGTTTCATAGAGGTTTACTACTTCAATGGATGTTCCTAACTGTCCTGCAAGAGCGGTTAAAATTTGAAAATCTTCGTTTTTAAACTGAGGTTCTCCTATTCTGTTATAAAGAGTTAATACACCAATGATATCTTTCTTACCTAAAAACGGGACACTAAGAACATTTTTTACATCGAATGGTTGAATGTCTTTAAATTTATTGAACCTAATATCATTTTGATAATCTGCAATAAGCATGGGCTCTCCTCTCTTGGCCACCCAGCCGCTTACGCCTTCCCCAATTTTTATATCCATTTCTTCTAAAGAATTTTCTTCTAATCCCCTGCTTGCTTTGATGATAAGAGAATCACTCTCTTTATCTATAAATGAGATAAAGCTGTATTCACTACTTACAATCTTATTGATTAATTCTAACACCAGAGAAAGAAGGTTATCTATTCCTATTACCGTACTCATTTCTCGGCTTGCTTGAGTAAGTATATTGAGTTCATTTATCTTTTTATTCATGTTTTCATAGAGCACAGTATTTTCTAATATTGCTGCTGCAGATTGTGACAAGAGAAAAAGGAAATCGAGATCTTCTTTTTCCAACACCTCAACTTCTGTGTTGGCACATCCAATAATAGCTCCTATGGTTTTTTCTCTTACGATTAATGGGATAATGAGAAAAAAGTTTTTTAATTCTTTACATTCATCAGCGCTTGGAGTCATATTTGGTATCATTTTGGGATTTTTCTCTTCGATTATCCAGTC is drawn from Nitrospinota bacterium and contains these coding sequences:
- a CDS encoding HD domain-containing phosphohydrolase, translating into MKKNSAQTSTQDILHSEESLSNIINSPERIKAFFELNQAMNLNKNIEDVFDTFIKTIKDIVELQSYGIYILNEIDNEFDLRINSHLSPEVESSIKNMFEEGIIDWIIEEKNPKMIPNMTPSADECKELKNFFLIIPLIVREKTIGAIIGCANTEVEVLEKEDLDFLFLLSQSAAAILENTVLYENMNKKINELNILTQASREMSTVIGIDNLLSLVLELINKIVSSEYSFISFIDKESDSLIIKASRGLEENSLEEMDIKIGEGVSGWVAKRGEPMLIADYQNDIRFNKFKDIQPFDVKNVLSVPFLGKKDIIGVLTLYNRIGEPQFKNEDFQILTALAGQLGTSIEVVNLYETLSESYKNFIIVLANAIEARDQYTRGHIERVTKFAKSTAEEMGWEEEKIHEIEIGGILHDIGKIGVPDNILNKPGRLTDEEYEIIKTHPVIGSNMLKSMTSFDPAISYILYHHERYDGNGYPFKLKGNDIPLGGRIIAVSDSFDAMTSDRPYRKGMDPKEAISELEKNRGSQFDPDIVDAFIRLYKNGQIEKIIQEGSEYSKN